The sequence gttttccggtagaagcccccttaatgcaaccggaagcagttgcgtcataatcacgtggcagtcatgagactttaggttctgaaactttttctctgccatatttattattccttttatattagacgagaagccagtcgggaccttcatactaagcaggcattcaaagaagatttccttctcttctttggtaagagcatagctggcaggactttcatactgctttggaggcatgccgtctttttcgtgcaaatgttgtaggtcctcccgtgcctcagctgtatcttttgtcttcccatacacgcccaagaagcctagcagattcacgcaaaggttcttcgtcacgtgcatcacgtcgatcaaagagcggacctctaggtctttccagtagggtaggtcccaaaatatagatttcttcttccacatgggtgcgtgtcccccagcgtcactcggaacagctagtgtgccgggatcctttccaaagattacgtgtaaatcattgaccatagcaagtacgtgatcaccggtacgcatggcgggcttcttccggtgatctgcctcgcctttgaaatgcttgcctttcttttgacattgatggttgatcggaagaaatcgacgatggcccaggtacacattcttcctgcagcttgccaggtatatactatcggtgtcaagtaaacagtgcgtgcatgcgtggtatcccttgtttgtctgtcctgaaaggttactgagagcgggccaatcgttgatggtcacgaacagcaacgcctttaggtcaaattcctcctgtttgtgctcatcccacgtacgtacaccgtttccattccacagctataaaagttcttcaactaatggccttaggtacacatcaatgtcgttgccgggttgcttagggccttggatgagaactagcatcataatgaacttccgcttcatgcacatccaaggaggaaggttatacatacatagagtcacgggccaggtgctgtgattgctgctctgctccccgaaaggattaatgccatccgcgcttaaagcaaaccatacgttccttggctcacttgcaaactcatcccagtactttctctcgatttttctccactacgacccatcagcgggtgctctcaacttcccgtctttcttacggtcctcactgtgccatcgcatcaacttggcatgctctctgtttctgaacagacgtttcaaccgtggtattataggagcataccacatcaccttcgcaggaaccctcttcctggggggctcgccgtcaacatcaccagggtcatctcgtctgatcttataccgtaatgcaccgcataccgggcatgcattcagatccttgtacgcaccgcggaagaggatgcagtcattagggcatgcatgtatcttctgcacctccaatcctagagggcatacgaccttctttgttgcgtatgtactgttgggcaattcgttatcctttggaagcttcttcttcaatattttcagtagcttcttaaatcctttgtcaggcacagcattctctgccttccactgcagcaattccagtacggtaccgagctttgtgttgccatcttcgcaattggggtacaacccttttttgtggtcctctaacatgcgatcgaacttcagcttctccttttgactttcgcattgcgtccttgcatcgacaatgacccgacggagatcatcatcatcgggcacatcgtctggttcctcttgatcttcagcagcttcgcccgttgcagcatcatcgtgcacatcgtctggttcctcttgatcttcagtagcatcaccgtattcaggaggcacatagttgtcatcgtactcttcttcttcgccatcttccatcataacccctatttctccgtgcctcgtccaaacattatagtgtggcatgaaacccttgtaaagcaggtgggtgtggaggattttccggtcagagtaagacttcgtattcccacatatagggcatggacaacacataaaaccattctgcttgtttgcctcagccacttcgagaaaatcatgcacgcccttaatatactcggaggtgtgacttgaaccgtacatccattgccggttcatctgcgtgcattatatataattaagtgtgtcaaaaatcattgcagaacatcatgaatagataattaagtgaccaaattaatagaagtttatcatcacattaaaaccaaattacatacatagttctcatctaacaacataaagctctgcagagcatctaaattaattaaaccatacactgaaactatgtaaaacatttcaatgcgaaaacaaatgcgatcataatcgcaaccaatgtaacaactgatccaatggcataatgataccaagcctcggtatgaatggcatattttctaatctttctaatcttcaagcgcattgcatccatcttgatcttgtgatcatcgacgacatccgcaacatgcaactccaatatcatcttctcctactcaatttttctaatttttttcttcaacaaattgttttcttcttcaactaaatttaacctctcgacaatagggtcggttggaatttccggttcaacaaactcctagataaataaaatctatgtcacattggtcggcataattgtcataaacaataaataaaccaatagttatgaaaagataatatataccacatctgaatcatagacaggacgaggaccgacgggggcggataccaaaaccatcgcactatataagatgcaataataaaagtaagaaaattatacaagtatctatataaatatacaaaattattttttcctttcagaaagaagataagaacaagaggctcaccacggtggtgccggcgacgagatcggcgcgggcgatcgacggcggtgaagacggggacgggacgtgacggaccgctaaatctagacaaatattgaggaaaatggagcttggaggtcgagcttggagaggagaaagcgtAAGTAgtatggctcgggcattccatcgaacacctcgtgtgcataggaggtgagctagagcaccacaaagttcTCCCCTCGCCGGTCACGAAAAACAaagcactgggagtgctctgctcgcgggcgaggggtagatataggcaactaattggtcccggttcgtgccacgaaccgggattaaagggcagcctttggtctcggttcacgccaccaaccgggaccaatggtggtgggccaggagcgaggcgcattggtcccggttcgtcccaccaaccggaaccaataggtccagccgaaccgggaccaatgacccacgtggcccggccggcccccggggctcacgaaccgggtccaatgcccccattggtcccggttctggattgaaccgggactaatgggttgacccggcctggaccattgcccccttttctactagtgcaagggGCACTGCCTCAACATTGCTTGGGTTTGTACATTGTGCCAGCAGGGGCGGCGAGGGGTTGAGGGTGTCGGTTTGATCGACGCGCCCCACAGTAGGCGGTGTCATGTCGGAGTAGCGACCATAGAAAGTGTGGTCGATCGACCATGTAGGGTCTTGTGTGAGCACAGTGAAGAGGGCTCCTCTACATAGTGTTATTCTCTGCACTCGGATATGAATAATGCTACAACAACGGAGGACTTACCGGAGTTTTACGGGCTTAGCTGATGTGGTATATTTTGATTGGTAATTTGGAGGAAGCAGGGCCCATCCTGAAATTCAGGGGAGAAAGATCAGTCCGTTAACTGTAAATATATCACATGTAAGTCAAACATTTTTGCTCAGATATTGACATGTTGCATTCGGATCATATTATTTCCCATGATATCCCTGTCAACGATCGAGCATAGAAACTGCCCAGGATGCATAGCATGCAATGAAACATCATGCTCGCGGGAGCTTAGACAAGAGCGCATATAATAATATGAGAGATAATAAAAGAAAAACGAGACCAACACAGCCTAGACTAGCCTGTTGAAatttttttatagaagaaaactcTATGAGCACCAAGTGCTTGAGCTGTGAACTCCCGCGCCTTGCCAACTAAAATACGCTCAGTTCTCATAATATGGAAGATATTATATCGGTGATTACCAGCTGCGGCCGGTCTCCTCCTCGGCTACTTATACCAGCAGCAGCCGGCCCATAATTTCTGCAACACAACAAAGTCTTCCGGCCGGCCGGCACCGTCGTCTAGCTCTCAGCCTCTCACACTCGCCCCGTTGCCCTGTGCAGCAGCAGCAATTGCATCATGGCGCGGTCGGAGCAGCAGGGGCTGCAGGTGCTGAGCGCGTTGGACGCGGCCAAGACGCAGTGGTACCACTTCACGGCCATCGTCGTCGCCGGCATGGGCTTCTTCACCGACGCCTACGACCTCTTCTGCATCTCCCTCGTCACCAAGCTCCTCGGCCGCATCTACTACACCGACCTCTCCAAGCCCGACCCCGGCACGCTGCCCCccggcgtcgccgccgccgtcaacggcGTCGCCTTCTGCGGCACGCTCGCCGGCCAGCTCTTCTTCGGCTGGCTCGGCGACAAGATGGGCCGCAAGAGCGTCTACGGCATGACGCTCATTCTCATGGTCATCTGCTCCATCGGCTCCGGCCTCTCCTTCGCGCACACACCCAAGAGTGTCATGGCCACGCTCTGCTTCTTCCGCTTCTGGCTCGGCTTCGGCATCGGCGGCGACTACCCGCTCTCCGCCACCATCATGTCCGAGTACGCCAACAAGAAGACccgcggcgccttcatcgccgccGTCTTCGCCATGCAGGGCTTCGGCATCCTCGCCGGCGGCATCGTCACCCTCATCATCTCCTCCGCCTTCCGCGCCGGGTTCCACGAGCCGGCCTACCAGGACGACCGCGTCGCCTCCACCGGCACCGAGGCCGACTTCGTGTGGCGCATCATCCTCATGCTCGGCGCCCTCCCGGCCCTGCTCACCTACTACTGGCGGATGAAGATGCCCGAGACGGCCCGCTACACCGCACTCGTCGCCAAGAACgccaagctcgccgccgccgacatgtCCAAGGTGCTGCAGGTGGAGCTGGAGGACGAGACGGAGAAGATGGACGAGCTCGTGAGCCGCGGCGGAGCCAACGACTTCGGGCTCTTCTCGCCGCAGTTCGCGCGGCGGCACGGCCTCCACCTGGTGGGCACGGCCACCACGTGGTTCCTGCTGGACATCGCCTTCTACAGCCAGAACCTGTTCCAGAAGGACATCTTCACGAGCATCAACTGGATCCCCAAGGCGCGCACCATGAGCGCCCTCGACGAGGTCTTCCGCATCTCCCGCGCGCAGACCCTCATCGCCCTCTGCGGCACCGTGCCCGGATACTGGTTCACCGTCTTCCTCATCGACGTCGTCGGCCGCTTCGCCATCCAGCTCATGGGCTTCTTCATGATGACCGTCTTCATGCTCGGCCTCGCCGTGCCCTACCACCACTGGACCACGCCCGGCAACCAGATCGGCTTCGTCGTCATGTACGCCTTCACCTTCTTCTTCGCCAACTTCGGCCCCAACGCCACCACCTTCGTCGTGCCCGCCGAGATCTTCCCCGCCAGGCTGCGCTCCACGTGCCACGGCATCTCCGCCGCCGCGGGCAAGGCCGGCGCCATGATCGGCGCGTTCGGGTTCCTCTACGCGGCGCAGGACCCGCACAAGCCCGACGCCGGGTACAGGCCGGGCATCGGCGTGCGCAACTCCCTCTTCGTGCTGGCCGGGGTCAACCTGCTGGGCTTCATGTTCACCTTCCTGGTGCCGGAGGCCAACGGGAAGTCGCTGGAGGAGATGTCCGGCGAGGCACAGGACAACGAGGAGGACCAGGCACGCGCCGCCGCCGTGCAGCCGTCCATGGCGTAGGCCGCCATTCACAACTCGTGCGTGCTATGTTAGTCAACTCAAAGATTCTGATTTGTTTTATGATACTCAAAGCAATATGTTTGCCGGCTACCCAACCTGCAGGGCCAGCTCATGTATATGTCCATAATATATAGATCAATCAATCAATTTGCAGCTGCAAATGTGTGCAACGGTCAAAGCTTAGAGAGTGAGCTCCACTTGCTCGACAGTTGGTGAGTGGTGACTGATGAGCGTACCCAAATTAAGGCCTCATTCGATTTGAAGGATTTTCGTAGAAAAAACATAGGAAAAAGAATTTTAGAGGACCATTCGGTTTCTAGGAAATGCATATCGGAATTTCGTAGGAATACTACTCATTTCCTTAGGATGGCAAGTGCCATCCTATCAAATTCCTGTATTACTACTAGTTCCTACGTTTTGATTTTCTCTAAACCGAATGAGCCCAAAGAACCTCAATACCCTCTTGAGTCAACGAAAGAGAAAGCTCAAACTGTAATTGCACTCTGGGATGGATTACTAACTTTAATTAGAGATCCCACCGATGGATATTATTGGATTGGTGGATTAATTTATCAAGAGTAATAAATAATCGTAGGCTAGTAAAATGTATCGTTAATCTGTAGTGTTATTTTACTGGCTTAGGACACATTTGGAACAAAGCGAGAACATAAGATTTTTATTTTTTTCGGGTGAGAACATAAGAATTCCCTAGACTTTTCTAGGGGATATATTTCTTTGGTACTGTTTGGAAGAAAGGAATTTATCATTCTACAACCGTTTGAAATTTCCATGGAATGGGCTATTTCATACTCCCTCTGAtcctaaatatttgcctttttggagattttaaatggactaccatatacggatgtatatagacatattttagaatgtagattcactcattttgctccatacatagtcacttgttgaaatctctagaaagaaaaatatttaggaacggagggagtatacattTTGAAGGAAACCAAACATGAGATCATATCTCAATTTTTTCCCTCTTTGTGCCTCCCATTTCATAGGAATTTAGAGGAAACCAAACATGATGTCCTACCTCTCAGCCTTTTCTTTTCTCTACGTGCCTCCCATTTCATGGGAATTTTGGAGAAAACCAAACATGAGATCCTACCTCATGTTTTCTTTCCCTTTGTGCGTACAAATTCTGTGTTTTAGTTTTGAGAATTTCCCGTGGCTTTAGTTTATGTAGAACTATATGATACATGATATCTTAATTTCTGTGGTTTTTCTCTACCCATGTAT comes from Triticum aestivum cultivar Chinese Spring chromosome 5B, IWGSC CS RefSeq v2.1, whole genome shotgun sequence and encodes:
- the LOC123114139 gene encoding probable inorganic phosphate transporter 1-8, giving the protein MARSEQQGLQVLSALDAAKTQWYHFTAIVVAGMGFFTDAYDLFCISLVTKLLGRIYYTDLSKPDPGTLPPGVAAAVNGVAFCGTLAGQLFFGWLGDKMGRKSVYGMTLILMVICSIGSGLSFAHTPKSVMATLCFFRFWLGFGIGGDYPLSATIMSEYANKKTRGAFIAAVFAMQGFGILAGGIVTLIISSAFRAGFHEPAYQDDRVASTGTEADFVWRIILMLGALPALLTYYWRMKMPETARYTALVAKNAKLAAADMSKVLQVELEDETEKMDELVSRGGANDFGLFSPQFARRHGLHLVGTATTWFLLDIAFYSQNLFQKDIFTSINWIPKARTMSALDEVFRISRAQTLIALCGTVPGYWFTVFLIDVVGRFAIQLMGFFMMTVFMLGLAVPYHHWTTPGNQIGFVVMYAFTFFFANFGPNATTFVVPAEIFPARLRSTCHGISAAAGKAGAMIGAFGFLYAAQDPHKPDAGYRPGIGVRNSLFVLAGVNLLGFMFTFLVPEANGKSLEEMSGEAQDNEEDQARAAAVQPSMA